In Hyphomicrobiales bacterium, a single window of DNA contains:
- the proS gene encoding proline--tRNA ligase, which yields MRLSRYFLPILRDNPKEAEIVSHRLMLRAGMIKQQSAGIYSWLPLGLKVLEKINTVVREEMDRAGAVEILMPTIQSADLWRESGRYEAYGKEMLRIEDRQEREMLFGPTNEEMVTDIFRSSIKSYKNLPLNLYHIQWKFRDEVRPRFGVMRGREFLMKDAYSFDLDYESAKKAYQGMFAAYLRTFKRLGLQAIPMKADTGPIGGDLSHEFIVLADTGESGVFCHRSHLERKTPPEDLDFSDTKALEAIFENWTTDYAATDEMHDEAAYEAVPEADRVSARGIEVGHIFHFGTKYSESMGAKVTGPDGVETPVHMGSYGIGPSRLVGGIIEASHDENGIIWPEGIAPFDVGIINMKVGNEETDAACETLYKALQAANKDVLYDDTDNRAGAKFATMDLIGLPQQIVVGPRGMADGVVELKNRATGDRETMSVEALINKLTA from the coding sequence ATGCGGCTTTCTCGCTATTTCCTCCCAATTTTGCGCGACAATCCTAAAGAAGCAGAAATCGTTTCGCACCGTCTTATGCTACGCGCTGGCATGATCAAGCAACAATCTGCGGGCATTTATTCGTGGTTGCCACTTGGGTTGAAGGTTTTGGAGAAAATCAACACTGTTGTTCGCGAAGAGATGGACAGGGCAGGCGCCGTTGAAATCTTGATGCCAACGATCCAATCTGCAGACCTTTGGCGCGAAAGTGGGCGTTATGAAGCTTACGGCAAAGAGATGCTGCGCATTGAAGACCGCCAAGAACGTGAAATGTTGTTCGGCCCGACCAATGAGGAAATGGTGACGGATATTTTCCGCTCCTCAATCAAGTCATACAAAAACCTGCCTTTGAACCTTTATCATATTCAATGGAAATTCCGCGACGAAGTGCGTCCTCGTTTTGGGGTTATGCGTGGGCGTGAGTTCTTGATGAAAGATGCTTATTCATTCGATCTTGATTATGAGAGTGCAAAAAAAGCCTATCAAGGCATGTTTGCGGCTTATCTTCGAACCTTTAAACGGCTTGGCTTGCAGGCTATCCCGATGAAAGCTGACACAGGTCCAATTGGTGGCGACCTAAGCCATGAATTCATCGTTCTTGCTGATACAGGCGAAAGCGGCGTGTTTTGCCATCGTTCGCACCTTGAGCGCAAAACACCGCCAGAAGACCTCGATTTTTCAGATACCAAAGCTTTGGAAGCAATCTTTGAAAACTGGACCACTGATTATGCAGCCACTGATGAAATGCATGATGAAGCAGCCTATGAGGCAGTGCCAGAAGCAGATCGAGTTTCAGCTCGCGGTATTGAAGTCGGCCATATCTTCCATTTTGGTACCAAGTATTCTGAATCCATGGGCGCGAAAGTTACTGGCCCTGATGGCGTAGAAACACCTGTTCATATGGGCTCATACGGCATCGGCCCGTCGCGCCTCGTTGGTGGCATTATTGAAGCAAGCCATGATGAAAACGGCATTATCTGGCCAGAAGGTATCGCGCCATTTGATGTTGGCATTATCAATATGAAAGTTGGTAATGAGGAAACTGATGCAGCATGCGAAACGCTCTACAAAGCGCTTCAAGCCGCAAATAAAGATGTGTTGTACGATGACACTGACAATCGAGCTGGTGCGAAATTTGCCACAATGGACCTTATCGGTTTGCCACAACAGATTGTTGTTGGACCGCGCGGTATGGCTGATGGTGTGGTAGAATTAAAGAATCGCGCTACTGGTGATCGTGAAACAATGAGCGTTGAGGCGTTAATCAACAAACTAACGGCATAA
- a CDS encoding ribonuclease J, with amino-acid sequence MTKNDKKDLVFAPLGGVGEIGMNLALYGYGNRDKRDWIVVDFGISFPGPHQPGVDVIFPDIKFLEDIKKDILGILITHAHEDHYGALLELWPAIERPLYCSEFVSGLLNAKAARFGEYDKIPSNNVKQGESIDLGPFNIEFIAVSHSIPDPCSLLITTPAGRVLHTGDWKLDPNPGVGQATDVARLKEIGETGGVDALICDSTNAMREGVSPSEADIQKNLVSVIKSAKNRVAVTTFSSNVARIRAIALAAAACDRQVVLMGASMRRVVDVSRELGYLDDVPPFISENEYGYLPREKVLVILTGTQGEPRAALARIARNDHRDIAFSKGDMVIFSSRAIPGNEKLVGNIINQLAASGVDVVTDKDAEVHVTGHPRINELLQMYDWVKPRSLVPVHGEAMHLKAQAQLGLENGISDVMVIDNGDVVHVAPNALQKVDEIPAGILVRDGKLIRDEEGAGVIKRRKLSFAGVVNIAIVIDQKGDIPDDPAVECIGLPLEDDDDELMEDIVFEVVLNTIEGLPRKKRRDEALVRDAVYRAVRAKVNYIWGKKPFCSVLLLRS; translated from the coding sequence ATGACGAAGAACGATAAAAAAGACCTCGTCTTCGCGCCCCTCGGAGGGGTCGGCGAAATTGGCATGAACTTGGCGCTTTATGGCTATGGTAATCGCGATAAGCGTGATTGGATTGTCGTCGATTTCGGTATTTCTTTCCCCGGTCCTCATCAGCCTGGTGTTGATGTTATTTTTCCAGACATCAAATTTCTTGAAGACATCAAGAAAGACATTCTTGGTATTCTCATTACCCACGCCCATGAAGATCACTATGGTGCGCTGTTAGAACTTTGGCCTGCCATAGAACGCCCGCTTTATTGTTCTGAATTTGTCAGCGGACTGTTGAACGCCAAGGCCGCACGGTTTGGTGAATATGATAAGATACCGTCCAACAATGTGAAGCAAGGCGAGAGCATCGACCTTGGTCCATTCAATATTGAATTTATCGCCGTCTCACACTCCATCCCTGATCCTTGCTCTTTGTTGATCACAACACCCGCAGGCCGCGTGCTTCATACAGGTGATTGGAAACTCGACCCGAACCCTGGTGTTGGTCAAGCGACAGACGTAGCTCGACTAAAAGAAATTGGCGAAACAGGCGGCGTTGATGCGCTGATTTGTGATTCCACCAACGCCATGCGCGAAGGGGTAAGCCCGAGCGAAGCCGATATTCAAAAGAACTTAGTATCTGTCATCAAGTCGGCTAAGAACCGTGTGGCCGTTACAACATTCTCATCTAACGTTGCGCGGATCCGTGCAATTGCTCTAGCTGCTGCAGCCTGTGATCGCCAAGTGGTGTTGATGGGTGCTTCCATGCGCCGCGTTGTCGATGTCTCGCGCGAGCTAGGTTATCTCGACGACGTACCGCCGTTTATCAGCGAGAATGAATATGGCTATCTGCCACGTGAAAAAGTGTTGGTAATCCTTACAGGTACACAAGGCGAACCCCGCGCAGCTTTGGCACGCATTGCCCGCAACGATCACCGCGATATAGCTTTTTCAAAAGGCGATATGGTGATTTTCTCCTCCCGCGCTATTCCTGGTAATGAGAAGCTTGTCGGCAACATCATCAATCAACTAGCCGCGTCAGGCGTTGATGTGGTGACGGATAAAGACGCAGAAGTGCATGTCACGGGCCACCCGCGCATCAACGAACTTTTGCAAATGTACGACTGGGTAAAACCACGTTCGCTTGTGCCTGTCCACGGCGAAGCGATGCACCTTAAAGCTCAAGCGCAACTTGGTTTAGAAAATGGCATCAGCGACGTGATGGTCATCGATAATGGTGATGTCGTCCACGTCGCACCAAATGCATTGCAAAAGGTCGACGAAATACCAGCGGGCATTTTGGTGCGTGATGGCAAACTCATCAGAGATGAAGAGGGCGCTGGCGTTATTAAGCGGCGTAAATTGTCGTTTGCAGGTGTTGTGAATATTGCGATTGTCATCGACCAAAAAGGTGACATTCCTGATGATCCCGCTGTTGAATGTATCGGCCTGCCACTCGAAGATGACGATGACGAGTTGATGGAAGACATCGTATTCGAGGTGGTTCTAAACACCATTGAAGGTTTGCCACGCAAAAAGCGGCGCGATGAAGCCCTCGTACGCGATGCAGTCTATCGGGCTGTTCGTGCCAAGGTGAATTATATCTGGGGCAAAAAACCGTTCTGTTCGGTTTTATTGCTTCGCTCATAG
- a CDS encoding biotin--[acetyl-CoA-carboxylase] ligase: MQEFYDPSHDITHFAFGDVSSTNDEAFRLGEETGANKLFVTGKRQLAGRGRRGRPWVSEEGNLYASLFLRNPAPMEQCAQLSFVAAISLHDAISSSIDDDRNMCALKWPNDVLFNKSKVCGLLLEARGGGDDTKIVIGMGTNCTHFPDDTPYPATSFANENIELLPDELFKALKHHFLLNLKTWDQGNNFELIRKRWLEKATGLGDEIVVRLENDEIRGIFQDLDHEGNLVLGLSRGRSQKFSAGDVFFPSMVL, from the coding sequence GTGCAAGAGTTTTATGACCCGTCACACGACATAACGCATTTTGCGTTTGGAGATGTCTCATCAACCAATGATGAGGCATTTCGTTTGGGTGAGGAAACGGGTGCTAACAAGCTTTTTGTGACCGGCAAACGCCAACTAGCCGGGCGCGGGCGTCGTGGTCGGCCTTGGGTGTCAGAAGAGGGAAACCTCTACGCAAGCTTATTCCTTCGCAATCCAGCTCCCATGGAACAATGTGCGCAATTGTCTTTTGTTGCCGCCATTTCACTCCACGATGCAATTTCATCGTCCATTGATGACGACCGCAACATGTGTGCGTTAAAATGGCCCAATGATGTGCTGTTTAACAAAAGCAAAGTCTGTGGCTTGTTGTTAGAGGCAAGGGGCGGTGGTGACGACACCAAAATCGTGATTGGCATGGGCACCAATTGCACTCACTTTCCTGACGATACGCCGTATCCTGCAACCAGTTTTGCCAATGAAAACATCGAGCTCTTGCCAGACGAATTATTCAAAGCGCTCAAACATCATTTTCTGCTCAATTTGAAAACGTGGGATCAGGGTAATAACTTTGAACTCATCCGCAAACGTTGGTTAGAAAAAGCAACGGGCCTTGGTGACGAGATTGTTGTGCGGCTTGAAAATGACGAGATTAGAGGCATCTTCCAAGATTTAGATCATGAAGGAAACCTCGTTTTGGGTCTAAGTCGTGGCCGCAGCCAAAAATTCTCTGCAGGCGATGTTTTCTTTCCCTCTATGGTACTCTAG
- the mce gene encoding methylmalonyl-CoA epimerase — protein sequence MIGRLNHVAIAVPDMEAACASYKNSLGATITEQQDLPEHGVSVVFVELPNTKIEFLHPFGEASPIAGFLEKNPAGGIHHLCYEVEDIIAARDKLVSEGARVLGDGEPKIGAHNKPVLFLHPKDFQGTLIELEQV from the coding sequence ATGATTGGCCGATTAAATCACGTCGCAATTGCTGTGCCAGACATGGAAGCAGCCTGCGCAAGTTATAAAAACTCGCTCGGTGCAACGATCACAGAACAACAAGATTTGCCCGAGCATGGTGTGTCGGTTGTTTTTGTTGAACTGCCAAATACCAAGATCGAGTTTTTACATCCGTTCGGCGAAGCATCTCCGATTGCTGGTTTCTTAGAGAAAAATCCTGCAGGTGGTATTCATCATCTATGTTATGAAGTGGAAGACATCATCGCTGCCCGTGATAAATTGGTCAGCGAAGGCGCGCGTGTATTGGGTGACGGCGAACCAAAGATCGGTGCTCATAATAAGCCTGTCTTGTTCCTGCATCCCAAAGATTTCCAAGGCACTCTTATCGAACTAGAACAAGTGTAA
- a CDS encoding DUF1467 family protein, with protein MEPITIFAFYFILWWLTLFCILPFGVKTQGEESDVTLGTVDSAPAKPMIVKKMIITTFVSALILGLIIWVVVGLGVGIEDIPFIPDFRIN; from the coding sequence ATGGAACCGATAACAATCTTCGCGTTTTACTTCATCCTTTGGTGGCTGACATTGTTCTGCATTTTGCCTTTCGGCGTAAAAACGCAGGGCGAAGAGAGCGATGTCACTCTTGGTACGGTTGATAGTGCGCCAGCAAAACCTATGATCGTCAAGAAGATGATCATCACAACATTTGTCTCAGCGCTCATTCTCGGCTTGATCATTTGGGTTGTGGTTGGGTTAGGTGTTGGCATCGAGGACATTCCGTTCATTCCGGATTTCCGAATAAACTAA
- the nuoN gene encoding NADH-quinone oxidoreductase subunit NuoN, translated as MQDKYLEALNIMPAMPEVVMAVGAMALLMIGVFTNEKSTNTVTGLAIALLVVSGILVMNGGGETVEIFDGAFVVDPFSNLMKILTLVGSIAAIAMSVGFVRREKFDRFEYPILIVLATLGMMMMISSNDLIALYLGLELQSLSLYVIASINRDSTRSTEAGLKYFVLGALSSGFLLYGMSLIYGFTGHTGYGAIAEALQADSSSVGIVIGLVFVLAGLAFKISAVPFHMWTPDVYQGSPTPVTAFFAAAPKIAAMALFVRVVYDAFEPITKDWQQIVVFISIASMILGAFAAIGQNNIKRLMAYSSIGHMGYALVGLAAGSQVGVEGVIIYMLIYMVMTLGAFACILSMREKDGMVENIDALAGASKTHPWMAFVLAMIMFSLAGIPPLAGFFGKWFVFVAAIEADLYALAIIGVLSSVVGAFYYLRIVKIMYFDEVKTEFVKAPTELGVIMTIAGLFVIGFMLIVGPVGEIATVAAKTFFAG; from the coding sequence ATGCAAGATAAGTATTTGGAAGCGCTCAACATCATGCCTGCCATGCCAGAAGTGGTAATGGCTGTTGGTGCAATGGCGTTGTTGATGATTGGTGTTTTCACAAACGAGAAATCAACCAACACAGTTACAGGCTTGGCAATTGCTTTGCTCGTTGTCTCCGGAATTTTGGTGATGAATGGCGGCGGTGAGACTGTTGAGATATTTGACGGCGCGTTTGTCGTCGATCCATTTTCAAACCTGATGAAGATTTTGACGCTAGTAGGCTCCATTGCCGCTATCGCCATGTCTGTTGGGTTTGTGCGCCGAGAGAAGTTTGATCGGTTTGAATATCCAATTCTGATCGTGCTTGCCACACTCGGCATGATGATGATGATTTCATCAAACGATTTGATTGCTTTGTATCTCGGTCTTGAGTTGCAGTCTCTCTCACTATACGTGATCGCATCAATCAACAGAGATTCAACACGCTCAACTGAAGCTGGTTTGAAATACTTCGTGCTTGGCGCGTTGTCTTCAGGCTTCCTGCTTTACGGCATGTCGCTGATTTATGGCTTTACGGGTCATACAGGTTACGGTGCTATCGCAGAAGCGCTTCAAGCAGATTCATCCTCTGTCGGTATCGTTATCGGCTTGGTCTTCGTGCTTGCAGGTCTTGCCTTTAAAATTTCAGCAGTCCCATTCCATATGTGGACACCAGATGTTTATCAAGGTTCTCCAACACCTGTTACAGCCTTCTTTGCAGCCGCCCCAAAGATTGCCGCAATGGCGCTCTTCGTTCGGGTTGTTTATGATGCGTTTGAACCAATCACCAAAGACTGGCAGCAAATTGTTGTCTTCATCTCGATCGCCTCAATGATTTTGGGTGCCTTCGCAGCGATTGGCCAAAACAACATCAAACGTCTGATGGCTTATTCATCCATCGGTCACATGGGCTACGCACTTGTTGGCCTTGCCGCTGGTAGCCAAGTGGGTGTTGAAGGTGTGATCATTTACATGCTGATTTACATGGTAATGACGCTCGGTGCTTTCGCCTGCATTTTGTCAATGCGCGAGAAAGACGGCATGGTTGAGAACATTGATGCACTGGCTGGTGCTTCAAAAACTCATCCTTGGATGGCCTTTGTCCTCGCAATGATCATGTTCTCACTCGCAGGCATTCCGCCACTTGCAGGTTTCTTCGGCAAATGGTTCGTATTCGTCGCTGCGATCGAGGCTGATCTTTATGCTCTCGCAATCATCGGTGTTCTATCCAGTGTGGTCGGCGCGTTCTATTATCTTCGTATCGTGAAGATCATGTATTTTGATGAGGTGAAAACCGAATTCGTCAAAGCGCCAACAGAGCTTGGTGTGATCATGACGATTGCTGGTCTCTTCGTAATTGGCTTTATGCTGATCGTTGGTCCAGTTGGAGAAATTGCAACAGTAGCGGCAAAGACCTTCTTTGCTGGCTAA